The Arachis ipaensis cultivar K30076 chromosome B07, Araip1.1, whole genome shotgun sequence genome includes a window with the following:
- the LOC107609260 gene encoding desumoylating isopeptidase 1 — MAEEDYRVTLNIYDLSQGLARQLSTTFLGKAIEGIWHTGIVVYGNEYYFGAGVQHSLAGSTPYGTPLRVVELGVTHVPKDVFEMYLQEISPRYTAETYSLLTHNCNNFTNEIAQFLVGSTIPEYILQLPNEVMSSPMGALILPMIQNLEATLKSGGVPQVPQFRPPTTSPLQPPLINTAKTSVPNSSTDDGSKSGDDKTKMTGNSVSPSAKPTSEAQQMSSPKGVTGDPLGDARSKVQDEIVKEFAAIMATGTMRASEAAALATKRVMQRYGQTVASS, encoded by the exons ATGGCTGAG GAGGATTACAGGGTTACTCTAAATATTTATGACCTAAGCCAAGGACTTGCTCGTCAGCTTTCAACTACTTTCTTGGGGAAAGCCATTGAGGGCATATG GCACACTGGAATTGTGGTTTATGGTAATGAGTATTACTTCGGTGCGGGCGTGCAACATTCTCTTGCTGGATCAACACCTTATGGAACTCCGCTTAGAGTGGTAGAATTAGGTGTCACACATGTCCCCAAGGATGTGTTTGAAATGTATTTGCAGGAGATTAGTCCCCGTTACACAGCCGAGACATATAGTTTGCTTACGCACAATTGCAACAACTTTACCAATGAAATTGCCCAATTTTTGGTTGGTTCAACCATTCCAGAATATATCCTACAACTCCCTAATGAAGTAATGAGCAGCCCAATGGGTGCGCTTATAT TGCCCATGATACAGAATTTGGAGGCAACGTTGAAGTCAGGTGGAGTTCCTCAGGTACCGCAATTTAGGCCTCCAACAACTAGTCCTTTGCAACCTCCCTTGATTAACACTGCAAAGACTAGCGTTCCTAACTCGTCCACAGATGATGGATCAAAAAGCGGAGATGATAAAACTAAGATGACCGGAAACTCAGTGTCACCCTCTGCGAAACCAACAAGTGAGGCACAACAAATGTCATCTCCTAAAGGGGTTACAGGAGATCCCCTTGGTGATGCTCGCAGTAAGGTTCAAGATGAGATTGTCAAAGAGTTTGCAGCAATTATGGCAACTGGGACAATGCGTGCCAGCGAGGCTGCAGCCCTTGCCACTAAAAGAGTCATGCAAAGATATGGGCAAACTGTGGCGTCATCGTGA